The genomic DNA GGGCGGCGCTCGCGCCGGGGCTCAAGAATCTCGAGGACGCGCTCGAGATCCGCCGCCGGATCCTCGTCGCGTTCGAGCGCGCCGAACGGGAAGCTGATCCGGCGAAGCGGCACCATCTGCTGACGTTCGTGATCGTCGGCGGCGGACCGAGCGGCGTCGAAGTTGCCGGCGCCGTCGCGGAAATCCGTCGCTACGCGCTGGCTCGCGACTTCCGGCACATCGATTCGCGCGAGGCGACTGTCGTGCTTCTCGAAGGTGGGCCGCGCCTCCTGACGGCATATCCGCCCGCATTGTCGGAGCGTGCCAAGACTGATCTCCGCAAGCTCGGCGTCGAGGTGCGAGAGAACACGTTCGTCACGTCGATCACCCCCGAAGCCGTGGAAGCCGCGGGGTGGCGCATTCCCACCACCACGGTGATCTGGGCCGCGGGGAACCAGGCGAGTTCACTGCTCAAGACGCTCGATGTTCCGCTCGATAAACAAGGACGCGTCGTTGTCGGCGCGGATTGTTCCATCCCCGGTCATCCCGAAGTGTTCGTCCTGGGCGATGCTGCAGCCTGTCGCGATCGAGGCGAGGGTGCGCCGGTGCCTGCGGTGTGCCCCGCCGCGATCCAGATGGGTGACTACGCCGCGCGCGCGGTCCGCGACACGATCGCCGGGCGGCCGCGGATGCCGTTCCACTATCGCAACAAGGGTGAGCTCGCAGTGATCGGGCGCGGCGACGCCGTCGCGAATCTGCCGGGGATCAAGTTCGGCGGCTTCTTCGCGTGGTTGATCTGGATCTTCCTCCATATCGCCTATCTGATCGGATTCCGGAATCGCGTCCTGGTGCTGGTGGAGTGGGCGTGGTCGTATTTCACCTATGCGCGCGGCGCACGATTGATCACCGGCAACGTGGCGCCAACCGCTCCCGCGCACCCGTCCTCCACGTGACGATGGTGACCACCGCGGAGATCAAGGCAGAAGCGTCGCGGATCGGCTTCGTTGCGTGCGGCGTCACGGCGCTCGATGCCAACCGTCACGGCGCCGAGCTCGATCGCTGGCTGGCAAATGGATACGGTGGCACGATGCGATATCTTCACCGCCAGGCGAAGAAGCGGAAGAATCCATCGTCGATCACGCCGGGCGCGCGTACGGCGGTGATGGTGCTCGACAACTATGCGCCGCGTCCCGATGAGCGCCCCGCCGCCAATGACACCTTCAAGATTGCGGCGTACGCGCGCGGGATGGACTATCACATTGTCACGCTGGGCCGACTGCATATCCTGACCGAATGGCTCAAGGCGCGCGGCGCCGCGATTGCGCACGGCTGGGTCGATGACGGACCGGTTCCCGATCGGGAGCTTGCGGAGCGCGCGGGGCTCGGCTGGATCGGCAAGAACGCCATGCTGATCAATCCCAAGGCCGGATCGTACACCTTCATCGGGTCGGTGTTCACCGACCTTGAGCTCGAACCCGACACCGCGCTGCAGACGGATCTCTGCGGGTCGTGTACTCGCTGTCTCGACGCCTGTCCCACGCAGGCGTTCGTCGAGGAACGGATCCTCGACGCCAACCGATGCCTGTCCTATCTCACCATCGAATATCGCCGTGAGGCGCCGGCGGAATTGATGGAACAGGCAGATGGCTGGGCGTTCGGCTGCGACATCTGCAACGACGTCTGCCCGTGGAATGTGAAGTTCGCGACACCGACGACCGTGCCCGAGTTCGAGCGTCGTCCCGACCCGGACCGGCGCGACGCGGACCTCTTCGAGCGAATGGACGACGCCGAGTTCACCCGGCGCTTCGCGGACACGCCGCTGATGCGGACCGGCCTCGCCGGGATGCGACGCAACCTGCGGGCAATTCACCCTCAACGTGCTGGTGCAATCAAGCGATGACAGTGGCCATGCGAAGTGTTGCCGTGTTCGTGACCGATGTGGAGCGGGCGCGCATCTTCTACGAGGACCAGCTCGGACTTCCGGTGCACACGGCCGGATCGTTCGGCTTCGAATTCTTCGATCAGTCTCCCCACCTCGGCGTCCATCCGGCAGCACACCCCGACTCAAGGGCACTGGTCGGCCGCCACACCGGCGTGACGCTCCAGGTC from Gemmatimonadales bacterium includes the following:
- a CDS encoding VOC family protein; its protein translation is MTVAMRSVAVFVTDVERARIFYEDQLGLPVHTAGSFGFEFFDQSPHLGVHPAAHPDSRALVGRHTGVTLQVDGLLNLCSTLGEHGVRFVAEPTQQEFGIMALVADPDGNILALWEDNTQAGEEPQ
- a CDS encoding NAD(P)/FAD-dependent oxidoreductase, yielding MADQPHLVILGGGFAGLYMAKALRRAPIRITLIDRRNHHLFQPMLYQVATAALNPSDIASPIRSILRRQRNVEVLLGEAVRVDTASRVVHLADGADITYDYCAIATGARHSYFGHPEWAALAPGLKNLEDALEIRRRILVAFERAEREADPAKRHHLLTFVIVGGGPSGVEVAGAVAEIRRYALARDFRHIDSREATVVLLEGGPRLLTAYPPALSERAKTDLRKLGVEVRENTFVTSITPEAVEAAGWRIPTTTVIWAAGNQASSLLKTLDVPLDKQGRVVVGADCSIPGHPEVFVLGDAAACRDRGEGAPVPAVCPAAIQMGDYAARAVRDTIAGRPRMPFHYRNKGELAVIGRGDAVANLPGIKFGGFFAWLIWIFLHIAYLIGFRNRVLVLVEWAWSYFTYARGARLITGNVAPTAPAHPSST
- the queG gene encoding tRNA epoxyqueuosine(34) reductase QueG encodes the protein MVTTAEIKAEASRIGFVACGVTALDANRHGAELDRWLANGYGGTMRYLHRQAKKRKNPSSITPGARTAVMVLDNYAPRPDERPAANDTFKIAAYARGMDYHIVTLGRLHILTEWLKARGAAIAHGWVDDGPVPDRELAERAGLGWIGKNAMLINPKAGSYTFIGSVFTDLELEPDTALQTDLCGSCTRCLDACPTQAFVEERILDANRCLSYLTIEYRREAPAELMEQADGWAFGCDICNDVCPWNVKFATPTTVPEFERRPDPDRRDADLFERMDDAEFTRRFADTPLMRTGLAGMRRNLRAIHPQRAGAIKR